One Siniperca chuatsi isolate FFG_IHB_CAS linkage group LG3, ASM2008510v1, whole genome shotgun sequence genomic region harbors:
- the si:dkeyp-75b4.8 gene encoding lipopolysaccharide-induced tumor necrosis factor-alpha factor homolog isoform X1: MEPPSYEEASLHPPVLGTQELNTPPPPSYDAYLHSPSTPPPTYGEAVTIQPDHFPVLTPPRVPTAVTSPSENTGVIFHPVTQIGVTPSVSSRQTQTVVVVTQPQPVPISVTCLGDIPGVVCCPHCHHVVTTKVTYLPGGAAWCMCVLLTMLGLVCGFCLIPFMVRGLQDAHHSCPQCGNHLHTHRR, encoded by the exons ATGGAACCTCCTTCATATGAGGAGGCCAGTCTCCACCCTCCTGTTCTGGGCACACAAGAGCTCaacaccccccctcccccatcctACGACGCCTACCTCCACTCTCCCTCAACACCTCCCCCAACCTATGGAGAAGCAG TTACAATCCAACCAGATCATTTTCCTGTCCTGACTCCACCCAGGGTGCCAACTGCTGTGACGTCACCTTCAGAAAACACTGGAGTCATATTCCATCCAGTTACACAAA TTGGTGTAACACCGTCTGTCAGCAGCAGACAAACTCAGACAGTCGTAGTCGTGACCCAGCCGCAGCCTGTTCCTATCTCAGTGACATGTCTGGGAGACATCCCCGGTGTAGTGTGCTGCCCGCACTGCCACCACGTTGTCACCACTAAAGTCACATACCTGCCTGGGGGGGCTGCctggtgcatgtgtgtacttCTCACCATGTTGGg GTTGGTCTGTGGTTTCTGTCTGATTCCGTTCATGGTACGTGGCCTACAAGATGCACATCATTCCTGCCCACAGTGTGGAAaccatctgcacacacacagaagatga
- the si:dkeyp-75b4.8 gene encoding lipopolysaccharide-induced tumor necrosis factor-alpha factor homolog isoform X2, giving the protein MEPPSYEEASLHPPVLGTQELNTPPPPSYDAYLHSPSTPPPTYGEAVTIQPDHFPVLTPPRVPTAVTSPSENTGVIFHPVTQIGVTPSVSSRQTQTVVVVTQPQPVPISVTCLGDIPGVVCCPHCHHVVTTKVTYLPGGAAWCMCVLLTMLGLVCGFCLIPFMIPLTLI; this is encoded by the exons ATGGAACCTCCTTCATATGAGGAGGCCAGTCTCCACCCTCCTGTTCTGGGCACACAAGAGCTCaacaccccccctcccccatcctACGACGCCTACCTCCACTCTCCCTCAACACCTCCCCCAACCTATGGAGAAGCAG TTACAATCCAACCAGATCATTTTCCTGTCCTGACTCCACCCAGGGTGCCAACTGCTGTGACGTCACCTTCAGAAAACACTGGAGTCATATTCCATCCAGTTACACAAA TTGGTGTAACACCGTCTGTCAGCAGCAGACAAACTCAGACAGTCGTAGTCGTGACCCAGCCGCAGCCTGTTCCTATCTCAGTGACATGTCTGGGAGACATCCCCGGTGTAGTGTGCTGCCCGCACTGCCACCACGTTGTCACCACTAAAGTCACATACCTGCCTGGGGGGGCTGCctggtgcatgtgtgtacttCTCACCATGTTGGg GTTGGTCTGTGGTTTCTGTCTGATTCCGTTCATG